From Loxodonta africana isolate mLoxAfr1 chromosome 16, mLoxAfr1.hap2, whole genome shotgun sequence:
GACATGTGGGATCACACCAACCACAATCTTCACATCAGCCAGTCTTGAGGCACCAGAATTCCAAGCTCGCCCATGAAGATGTTCCACTGGGGTGTAAGAGCCAGATCTACCTTCCGGTTCAAAAACGCACTCACCTGACCCTTCACAGAAGAGTCAATCCCCACTACATCTGCAATTTCTGAGAAGAAGAGCTTCAGAAGGCACAAACTAGTTTCTGCAGAAGGGGAAAATCTTCCTGAGGGCTGCTTTGACCTCCTTGTTTCTCAAAGTATAGATGAGGGGGTTGAGGGTAGGGCTCAGCATTGTGTACAGCACACCAGCCAACTTGCTCTTCTCCACACTGTAGCTGGAGACTGGGCTTATGTAAGCATAGAAGACAGCAGTGTAGTACATGCAGACCACAATAAGATGGGAAGAGCAGGTGGAGAAAgcttttttcttcccttccttggTCCTCATCTTTAAGATGCTGGAGATGATGAAGCCATATGACACAATGGTCATCAGGAAATTCAAGATGCCATAAAAGGCATCGGCCAGGACAATCATGACACTGTTTACATAGGTGGAGCTACAGGAGAGAAGCAGCAGAGGAGGGACCTCACAGAAGAAATGGGTAAtcacattggggccacagaaatTCAAGAGCAGCATCAGCCCAGTGTGAATGGCTGTGTTGAAGGCACAGAGCCCCCACACACCTGCAGCCAGCATGCTGCAGAATGCCTTGCTCATTATGGTGCTGTAGCGCAGGGAGTGGCAGATGGCTGCATAccggtcataggccatgaccGTAAGCAGTAGGAGCTCAGAGGATGCAGACCATGTGAGGAAATAGAGCTGGGTCATGCAGCCCCCATAGGAGATTGAGCTCTCCTCAGACACAAGGCCTTCCAGTGCTTTGGGCATAATGGTGGAGGTGCAGATAATGTCCATAGTAGCCAAGTTGAACAAGAAaaaatacatgggtgtgtggagccCCAGGTTGAAGGTGATGGCCAAGATGATGAGGACATTACCTGTGAGGGCCAcagagaagagggagagaaaacagcCAAATAAGAGCAGCCGGTATTCTGGGTGCTCTGAGAAGCCCTGCAGGATAAACTCTGTTACCTGTGTCTGATTACTCATGGTTCTCGAGCTGAGAGGTGCTTTGGGGACTATCAGAAGAATCTCTACCCAGTGATTTCAGGGCTTGTGAGAGAAATGAGAGCTGTCTTAGGAAGGCTGCTACCATGTTTCATTCATACCTGCCATCATTGCATGAGCAATTTTATATTGACAAAGACTTATTAATTAAGGCAAATATACCAATATAACAATAGACAAAGGTTACCAACATACAGTTCATAAACAGCAAACGGGCAACTAAACTCATGAAATATCAGtcagagaaaaacaaattaaatcaATGATTCACTCTTTATCATCCATTATTTATCAAAGTTAAGCAGACATGATAATGATCATTGATAGCATGGGTACAAAGATGCAGGCCTTTTAAAATATGCAGTCCATTTGAGTCAGAACTTTCAATTCTAGGGattttgcctaaaaaaaaaaaaaattaagaatgtcTTCAAGGTGTCATCACAGCACTATTTATAGTAGTGAAAATTTTTAAAGCTGTCTATATTCTGAAGGGTGAGTATACCATGATATATTAATATAATGGACTGCTGTGTAATTACCAAAATTATGTTTCAGGAATATTTTATTGATGTttataaagtaaaatgaaaaaatattataaatagtATGAACTACAGGATCTCATCTCGGGTTTTTAAAACAGACATAGGAAAAACACAGACCAAAGTTTGAATAGTGGGGATGGATTACGgttgatttttatttccttatttgtgCTGATCTGCATTTTCTCAATGTTCTATACTG
This genomic window contains:
- the LOC100661053 gene encoding olfactory receptor 13A1 encodes the protein MSNQTQVTEFILQGFSEHPEYRLLLFGCFLSLFSVALTGNVLIILAITFNLGLHTPMYFFLFNLATMDIICTSTIMPKALEGLVSEESSISYGGCMTQLYFLTWSASSELLLLTVMAYDRYAAICHSLRYSTIMSKAFCSMLAAGVWGLCAFNTAIHTGLMLLLNFCGPNVITHFFCEVPPLLLLSCSSTYVNSVMIVLADAFYGILNFLMTIVSYGFIISSILKMRTKEGKKKAFSTCSSHLIVVCMYYTAVFYAYISPVSSYSVEKSKLAGVLYTMLSPTLNPLIYTLRNKEVKAALRKIFPFCRN